DNA from Rhinoderma darwinii isolate aRhiDar2 chromosome 6, aRhiDar2.hap1, whole genome shotgun sequence:
cgattttgtctttcaataaaacaTTGTCTATTTTTCGCTAATAATCGTTGATGTGTGATTTCATATATAGGTGTTCGGACCCGCTATTTTGCggactgtgcatgaggcctaaactgtggggggaaaaaaacaaaactctggACGGCTTATTTTAATTCAGTTTTTAGTTAGATACAGGGTGGGGAATATTCAAGAAAAATTCACGTACCCAAACGATTATAATCATTGTGCTGCCATTTAATCTCTATTTTATTCTAACTTTTTTTCaccgttctttttttcttttacttaaaATTCTAAACTCAATTCCTTGCGCAGTGCACTTTACAGCACCTTGTTCTATTGCCCTCTGTCTTGTACCatgtgttatgtttttgttttgttttttttaatattccttAAAAGTTCGGTAGCCATACTTGGAAATTGCCAAATCAAGACAATCGTCTCCTGGCAGGTAAAATATATTCCCATGAGTGCCCTATTTTAACACCATTTAAAAAGAGTACCATTTCAAAACAATTGCTTCTATTAGAAACTACTGGTGCTTacataaactgctgaaaattacttAGAATTTTCACTTCTCTTGCAGGAAATAAAATGGATTTATGTCAAGATGCATCACTCAAACAAAACACTACAGAAGGAGAATCTAAGAAAAAACAGATAAAGATGTGGTTTAGCCCCCGGAAAGGGAAGGTGAGGTATGTCTTGGAACGGGAAGAAACCGGCCAACAGATTCAATCAAACTGCAAACAAGCTCCATTTTCGGCAACTTATGAATTTGTCTCTCCGTCACCCAGTGTGgagcctgaaaaaaaaaagaagactgtgagacgtagaaaaacaaaGAAGAAGCAGCTGGAGGACATTAACCAAAAATGGGGTATTGGGACGCAGAATGAGAATACTGACCGCATCAAAGACGATAACCAGGAATCCAATAGAACGGTGTCATTTTGCAGCACTCCTCATGTACTTGAGATGCCTGATGATGTTGTGCAAGAAAGCGATTATGAATGTAACCAATTGAATAAAAATAGCCCAGAAAAGATGAGGTTAGAAAATCGTACTGAAGAAAACGCTACTGAAATGAACAACATGAAAGAAAGTGACATGTCTGAGTCGATGACACCTCTCGTCCAGTCGCATGTCGGACAAGAAACGAACTACAGCTTTGATTCGAATCCACAAAATGGACAAAATAAAAGTCAGTTGGAGAAATCTGTGGAAGAGCAGCCCAGTCGTAAGAAGTCATTACAATGCACAAGCCTAAAGAACATTTCTTCTGGAAGTACCAAGAGGGAAAAGACCCCTTTAAAACGCAAACATTACCCAACTGCGTCCTCTGATTCCACAAAACGTCCAAGGAAAGCAAAGCTAGCTGATGATTCCAAGTCAGAAGAAGACACTGGTGACCTTGGGAAAGTCCAAAGTAATGAATTCAGAAAAAGTCCAAAAGCGGAAACAAATCTTGAACCCAATTCTACGCTCCGCTCTCCTAAAGATGGCAGACGAAAGATCCAAACTCGAGCCAACATTCAAACGTCCCCAAGTAATTTCCCATATACAAAGAAGAACCACAAGGGTGAGACGATGCTTCATGTGGCTTCTATAAaggtgggatttttttttttcttcctgtgtGGAAGAAGTTGGAAGTTTTGTGTTTTTGAACAGAGTAGTATATTAGTTCAGTCAGACTTCTTCACAAAAAGCTTGTTCTGTAATGCAGTAACCAATGTAAACTATCTTAAATCTGGTCAGTCATGTAAAGATGTTCTGCCTATAAACATGGAGAATTACATTTCTCTTGAGACGTTCTTGGATAGTGAACTTAACATTGAAATGGTGGTTTTATGGTAATTTAGGCAATGTATGACTCCACTATACCAGTCTAAAAACAAGACTCTCTCGTGTCCTAGGTGTTGCAAAAGCCACATTATCTTCCCAAAGACATAATGTGACAGATTCACAAAGACTGGCGATTCATACACCAGTGTTGGTATGAAGCGCGTAGGAATGTTCCGTCTTCTGCTGTCCGTGTGTCCGAGAAGCAAATCTACACATATGACGTGCAccataattttgtgttttttttttattttattttattttaacgcCATAATACTGGTATTTAACCGTACTTACATTCCCCTCAATGATTTTTTCCTCTTCCTTGCAAGTAAACTCCCCTTACCATTTCCCTTGCGCTCCTGTAGTGACGTTTCCGTGGTGCCTTGATGAACTCCCGGCTGTTGCGATGCGTCAACACATGTGACTTCTGCAGTGGTCACGTGTTGATTCGACACGTCCTCATTGGAGTTCGGTAAATAGATCCGTAAGGAACCAGGGAAGCATCACCACAGGGATTAATAAAGGCAGTGTACTTTGTCTCTTTTTATTGCAAATTAAGTAGGCACCTGCATATTTGCTGCGGCTCCGCTGTTAATCCGTACCACAATCCATAAAAAATCTGTGCACATTACGtgacaggaattgacatgctgctagtTTAAAAATCCACACAGCCGGTAAATTTCCGTGTGTAAAATTTTTGCAGCATGTGGAAGAGTTTGTTAAAAACTCATTCACTTTTCTGTTACTGTattccactgcagatttttcgcCCGCAACTCCAGACTAAAAATCGGCAGCGTTTCCATTCCGTGTGCACTTTgcattaaggtccttttacactggtctatttcgttactacaatcgctggtccccatacgtttctatcatgtcggcagcgcatctccctgtttacacagggagaagtgctgccgacaacgataatattttcggcatttaaaacgatacaatcagccgatgaacgagcgtttgctcattcatcagctgatctttgccctgtttacacaaggcaattagtgggaatgagcgttctgtgaacgctcgtttgcccgataattggctggtgtaaaagggaccctagggctcattcagacaagcgtgtatctcgtccgtgtgacagctgttaagctaacagccgtcacacggactcctgtatttcaatagggccgttcacacgaccgttgtttcaacggagagtgtgaagggtcagtgaaaaaataggacctgtcctaattTTTGGCGCTTCACGCATCCTTCCATAGATTAGTCCATGGGAATGCGTGATTGCGCGTTCCGCACGGGTGtacctctgacgtgaaaaactacagtttttcatgtccaaggctttctacgttcgtctgaatgtagaCTTGGGCATTCTCTTTCCTAGTGAGGCTTCAGCTTTGTTAATCTGTTTGTTTAAATAGATTACAATGGGTTAAAATAAATTTCTGATGAAGTTTTTATCGCAGAACTTTAATGCTGTAGTTATTCCCAGCTGTCAGATCTAAAGTTCTTTTATGTGCGGCAATCGTTATCACGTTTTATGACCGTTCTTGGATGCTTATTAGTTCCATTTTTGGCGTCTGATTTGAGTTAATTTAATCTTTTGGAAGGCAATGGGAGCTGTGCTTGATTATTGAGCGTTTTCCAGGAAATGCTCCATTGGTAAGAAAATTGGTCTGGAACTAGTAGAGTCTCCAGGAGAATACTAAAAATGTTAAGCGGCTGCAATTAAGCGATCTGCAACTATTGTGTGACTGACAATAACTCGGCAAGAAAGATGAATGAAAGTTGATAACCTGGCCCACAAGAACGTTTCCTTGCAGACTATGATTTCCAGCTCGGTTTTCAGAAGTTTGAAATTTCATTTAATAATCTTTTCTTAAGAAAGAATTTGCttctggctaaaaaaaaaaaatgtatttaaaaaaaaaaaaaaatgcctgctTGCAAACTTTTTCTTATTAATGGGAAGCCAATCATCAGAAATAAGTTGACGGAGGGTGAAGTTAACAAAAAAAGCTAATTGCTTATGTCTAAAAATACACTGTATGTCGGATGTGTGTTTTTagctttgacttttttttttcctgcaaattaCCGTAACCACAAATCTAGCTCGTAAGTTCAAGTGAGTGAAATGTAGTTGGATTTTGgctactttttaaaaaacaaaaaaacaaacactgctgtAAGCTCAATCCCTCATTTAGCTGTTCTGACAacggctcctgtgtgcctctatCACAGGGACACACGCTGTAGACTGCCCTAAAACAGCATGTCTGCTGATGGGCTAGCAGGAAGCCTCAAGAAAATTgggtttactttactattttgccGCGTTAGATTTGGTAATGACTTTATAGCAAAAGTTTTCTAATTCTACCAGAGGGCTGTTTGCAATGTTGGGCCGTCTGGATCTCCTGGGGTTTGTACTGTCAATGACCTTGCAAGACATTCCATCAAACTTTAGCTTCCCCTCATCGTTTGCATTGTGTTATGCCTTTTAAAGTTCACCGTTTGTCTAAGTGCAGGGCAGCAATTGAATTGTATTGCATCTTCTTTTACGATTCGTTTACTCTTGTAGTCCCTACTTTTTACACAGGTGTCAAATCTTTGCCTTGCACCAGTTTTATGTCTATATACAGTGTTTGAATTGCTTCCCTAATTCCTTGTCTTCTTTTTTGTGTTACATAGACGCACTCCCAGGACTGTGACACACAACACAATACAATTTGTGGAGCAACTGTTGTAATAGCGGAGTCCGCCCTGGAGATGGTGTAACATTTCATTGCAGAGCTGCTGAACATAGGCGcaaaatccacaaaaaaatagTAGCATATTTCTTACATTTGTAAATTGCTTCAGCCTGTGACTCTGCAGACGGATAACATTAGTTCTTTGGCAGCTATACAAAAAAACATCTTTACACTTCTAATAATAAGAGCGGCTGCATCGTGCCATTTTACTGTAACGTTTTAGTGTAAGAATGAAAGCATCCATATTCTAGAAACGAAAAAGCCAtacaaaaaaatgctgcgttttaccCTCCCAATGGTTTAATGGTCACAccatatattgtatgtatttgtttgtctgtatatatgtgtatctaATAAATGAtttatcgtgtgtgtgtgtgtgtgtgtgtgtgtaagatgTTTGAACATATTTCTGTTAAATGATGCATGCTACTGAATATTTGCCCTTTTTGGCTAGAATTCTTTTTTCCTCTGTGTTTTTAAGACGATTGAACGGTCTTTTGAACCTGCACACAGGGTGAAATACAAGCAGTGGAGGAACTTTTGAAGAGTGGAGCTAACCCAAATGTTAAAGATAATGCGGGATGGACACCTTTGGTAAGTCTTCTGTTGCGTTCACATTTTTAATTTGAGTATTAAGAAAGCACGTTTGTATCATAGGTCAgatgcacagtaatagggagaaagctgtcaatcatacGGGGGAGGATGGGGGGCTTTCATTTCTGATTCCTTCTGCAGACTAATGCTTTACAGCACTTGCCTCACAGAGGGCAGCAAAAACGGGCTGACTGGTTCCTTTTAATTTTGGAGGATATTACTCAGAAATCCCATCCTATAGCGATTTAAAAAAGAAATTGCCTTTGGCTCGCTTGACTGGAGTGATTTTGAAAAGATTATCAAGCTTTTCAATGGGCCAAcatttttcagcgtttttttttgTGACTGATTTTAAATGTCTATCCCTTGTGTAGACCTAGCTTTAAAGTCTATGGAAATGGTAACCTGGTGTTAAAAAATTGCACTAAGCTTCATGCTGCAATCTTCATACTTCATTTTCAGCCCCCCTAGCCCCTGATATTCAGTATGAAGCTgctctagtttcagacttttctcctGTGGGCATGTTACTCCTAGTAATATATGCTGGATGTGAAGTCTCTGACTCCAGGATGCTGCTACCTTCATTAGCtgtcatgtatcagcacagctttctCTCTACACTGATAACCTGTGTGAGTTCCACCTCTGctttcctccctatctacacCTTGACACTGACTTCCTGTGTGACATACCCTCCTAAAAGACTTGGAAGCTTACCCCCCTCTCCAAACTCTGATCTGCCGtgtacaccccccccctcccttttgctatctctaaggctggattcacacgagcacattatgtccgtaatcatgttttcagtacgggacagttgaacggcagcgaggcagggactcctagcatcctgcataagtatgatgctaggagcccggttccctgcactgtgttcggtccgggacttgcggctgaaatacgtccgtcaattacggacgtaatgtgtgctcgtgtgaatccagcctaacagtgagAAAAGGTGGGTTGAGGATTACATCATCCCGTCAGTAAAAACGGAAGGATTTGAGTTAGAAGCGGCAGCGCAGCAAAATGGTGGAACGTTTTAATGAAGacaatttagaaagttgcttaacttTGCGTTTAGGTAGCAAATACACAAGAAAATGAAATTTGGTGCAACGATGTctatggccttaaaggggttttccagccactaaaattgatggcctattctccggataggccatcaatagcagaTGGGTCGAGGTCCGAGACCCGTgatccctgccgatcagctgttttgaagggaccgcacttcaatgggagaagaaggctgcaatgctTGTGAATCGCCGCTGAATGCGTGTCGACGATCcaaagtgagcaagaaaaaatgaaggggaagaagcgctcgtacgagcgcttcggccccttcaaaacagtttgacgggggtcccaggagtctgtCCCAGACCCAGCAGCTAATGATGGccaatcctcagaataggccatcaatttttagtggctggaaaacccctttaaagcagagGTCTGGGGGGTACATACTACTTCCATCTACCAATTGTTTTGGTCATTAGGAGAGTTTCCAGTGCTGCTGACAGCTGAGGGTCTGTAGACTTGCAGGTATTACCTCTGTGTATGTCCTGGCTAATGCAGCTGGTAAACAGCACAGTACCTTTTTTACGTATCCACAGGATGTATAATAGATGAGGTTCCCTATTAGGAGACTGTGGTTCCTTTACCCCTACTTGGCAATCCACAGATAAAATCTACAGCTAGCCTAGCATGTGTGTATCTCTCTCCATTGTAGTCTATAGGCGCTAAGAAAATAGACGACTGTCCCCCAACCCTATTTTGAACAGTGAGGGTTCAAGAGCCGGGAATCCTACTTGccagtcatttatggcatatcctgtggatattccatgTATGTCTGTtgcaggaatacccctttaacaaatatctgactctttttttgtttttttccagtgtCAGGAAAAATGCAACTCTTTGTAAGCTAGCCGTAGTGATAAAGATATAGTCCTGGGAAAAGGGCATACACAAAGAGATCTTTCCCATGATATGAGCGATATTTCCAGTGgaatattattatttgtattatcagAGTTATCTACTTTACATTGCCCCCACATTTACAGTTTTCAAGAGCTTACCACTAGTGACTAAGAATTTTTTTCTCATACACGATGTGTGTTGACCGATGGAGCAGATTTTCATTAGTTGATACAAATCATTTATTATACCATAGACAAAATTATTAATGTTAACGACTGTAAAGTCATTAGCAATAATTGTTCTCTATTCTCTAGAGAAAATAAAAAGGTATCTCGCCATGAACAGTAGTGATCCTTCTTACCAAGTGCATAATGTAGGTGCAGTTGACTACTACATTGATAAATAAGGTATTCTGACGTTTGGACACTCTTTTGCCATATGTCAGGCCCATTATAGCCTATAAACACATTCAGTGTATACGTCGGAAGATTTTGTTAGTGTAAACGCTGAATGTGCCTCAAGGCGTGGTGTGTACGTAGCCTAGTAATAAAGGAATCCTTGGGTATGTGTTCTGTTGGCTTTGTGATATGTAGGGAATGCTGTGCACTCAAAATAGAAGAATGGGATTGTCCATGGGTACCTACCTTATGCTTTTGTGGGATTACAGATATGCATTTTCTCCATTGACAGCGGTTTTTGGACAATGGGTCCATACACTCGAATGTAGGAGAAAGACCAAGGCTGGATATCTTCTGATTCTGGTGACCATGTATGACCGGCGTTGCGTTAAAATCTGGTTTATAGGAACACTGTATGCAATCAGTCATTGAGAATTTAGTCAACGTAATGGTTTTAGAACTAGTTCAGCTGTTAAATGAGTCCTCCATTTCCATCTTATATTATGTCCGGTTATGAAAATGATCGAATTTATTCCACAGGTAAATATGGTTATTCTGAAAGCAGATTATGTACAGGATTAGGAGacctaaggctaaattcacacttgcgttgaATAATCCGAATAAGGATAAAAACGGAtacgttaaaaatcccattgaaatcaaaataacAGATACAAACGGATTACAATGTCCTGTACATACATCTCCATCTAAAAAACGGATGACCTGCATAACGGACGCTAATGGATGCAATTAAAAGTCCCATTGATTTCCATATTTTTATTCTGATGTAAAAatggatcagagtaacggattacacgacgcaagtgtgaatttagcctaaactTACACTACAGATGAATTAAAAGAAAACCCAATTATTTTATACAAGAAAAATCTtatcgttttcttttttttttttaattataatgcATCTAGCATGAAGCTTGTAACCATGGGCACGCAGATGTGGTAGAGGTGCTGCTTCGACATCAGGCCCTGGTGAATACAACGGGATACCAGAACGACACACCACTTCATGACGCTGTAAAGAATGGCCGTGTTGTCATTGTCCGCCGCCTTCTCCAGCACGGAGCGTCACAAGATGCAGTGTAAGTATTGGAGCCGGTTCCGAATCCTCGCAGCATGATTGTCGGATTGTCAGTTCTGTGGCTGGAGTAGGTAGGATTGATTGTAGTTTTCACAGCTTGTAAGAATTCCGTGTACCTAAAGACACCTACTTATCACATAATTAGACTTCATTCTGTGCAATTATATCAGAAAATGTGTTTTTAAAACTGTCAGATGTGAAATCATTCATAATTGTTCCGTACTTTTACAGTACAGCCGAACGAAAATTGATTTAATCATTAGTTTCTTACCATAATTGTCTCTTGAAAAGAAGGCTTGTCTCTGCGGCAAGATGATGGAACGttgaaatacgaaaaaaaaatatatagtgcgTTACCTAAGAAAGGAATTATTGTTCCTGTGGAGTCTGGTGTCTTTAGATTACAATGGCATTGCACATATTATTTCATTTTAATTGATGTAATGCAAACATGAAATTGTCAGACACTATATTCACATAAAAGTAATAGTAGTGATCACATTGAATGATATATAGAGTAGCTTAGTGGATTTAGTTACCACcacctacattttctttatcAAGAGCATGATTGATTTCCATTGTTACTATATGGATGAAGTAAAGTGGGGGGGACACATCCTCGTCATCCTGGTGTCATTTCATGGCTGTTGTCACCCAGCGTAGATTGCTGGATGATCTGCATTGCTGCTTAGGTATGCAGCTGGTGTACAGTCACTTGGCTGCTGCAGACTctactgcagtgtgactttttgagGCCATAGAGAGCAGTGCTTTCTGCATGGTTGTGTCTTTCTTTATTTctttcaatacatattaagaaaaaaaaatagtataaaacATAAATTAATAAGCGACTGCGTATGTCGGTGAACTATTTAATCTGCATTAATGAGATGTGTTGCATGATACACTGAATGTAAGAGCTATAGGTCATAGTATGTGGGTTTGTTATAATGAAAATGCGTGTAGACGAATCCCTTTTTACTACATTTGTCTTTTTGTGTGCTGGTTTCTCTTGTTGTGCTTTGTTTGAACCCTCCATCTCTCATTTATTGCTTCACCTTCAAAATTGCAAAAAAAGggccttttttttaaagaaaaaaaaagtatatatcttttttttttttatatgtatctgtatatccTGAGAGTTGCACCATCTTGTTGGCTAATTTCTGTATTGctacttttattttcaataccTACTTTCTCTGACATGCCTGTATGTGGACCTGCAATTTCAGAGCATATTAGGCATTCCCTTTTGAATCATGATCTCTCTCCTCATTTCTCCAAATTTCTATCCTGTGTGTCTGTTTCCACCTACTCCCTCTGACATTGACATGGAAGCGGTGAGAAAATGCAGCTGAAAAGTCTCTTCTTGGACACACAACCGATAAATAATACAGACCTGCTCTAACTATAGACGAGGGGCAGAGGTAGGGTAATATTACCTGACtgctggatcagactacacacaaggtttggtttgtagtctgttaccatggagcagCAGCTGCATCAACCTGGTGCACAGAGGTCTACCATTAAGGCTGGGGCTAGACCTAGACTTTTGTTTTGTAGTAAGCAATAAATCAGTGTCCATAGGATGCATTAGGCTGACGCGGTTTATCTCACTACAAATAATCgctgtgataaatcgctgtctATAGGCATGCATAGAAAATCTCTTAAAgatcgctcctgacaagtgtgtagcTCTGAAATCCTGGCATgtagcactttaaaaaaaaataagataaatcCCTAGCCAATCGCTTCACTTGAGCAATTTTACAGAGATTTTCTAAGCACTGAATGGATTCCTATGGACATCGATTTATCAcagcgcaggaaatggtgcgttttttccactgcggaatgtct
Protein-coding regions in this window:
- the BARD1 gene encoding BRCA1-associated RING domain protein 1 isoform X1; translation: MPLRVRSGNRPVDTAAGCAMKKELTDWGRTRTALLELEGRLRCSVCLSLLKEPVCLGGCEHVFCRTCVDGSVGNECPICHTPAWVKDVQVNRQLDNMIQLCSKLHDLLGKGKNVGNKMDLCQDASLKQNTTEGESKKKQIKMWFSPRKGKVRYVLEREETGQQIQSNCKQAPFSATYEFVSPSPSVEPEKKKKTVRRRKTKKKQLEDINQKWGIGTQNENTDRIKDDNQESNRTVSFCSTPHVLEMPDDVVQESDYECNQLNKNSPEKMRLENRTEENATEMNNMKESDMSESMTPLVQSHVGQETNYSFDSNPQNGQNKSQLEKSVEEQPSRKKSLQCTSLKNISSGSTKREKTPLKRKHYPTASSDSTKRPRKAKLADDSKSEEDTGDLGKVQSNEFRKSPKAETNLEPNSTLRSPKDGRRKIQTRANIQTSPSNFPYTKKNHKGETMLHVASIKGEIQAVEELLKSGANPNVKDNAGWTPLHEACNHGHADVVEVLLRHQALVNTTGYQNDTPLHDAVKNGRVVIVRRLLQHGASQDAVNIFGLRPVDYAETEEIKLALLQTQTEKQLRSPGPTQKVVQRSEGTLVMLASGLSTPQRTDLNKLVSLLKAEMCSNFNSSVTHVIVGDEPMLRTMKCMMGISSGCWILRCAWVKACLEKSRREPEELHEVDCGPQRARLNREQLLPSLLDGCHFYFLGCFKEHRKEDLVELVKSAGGQILIRQPKPDSDVTQTINTVAYHADADSDQRFCTQYIIYDKTNKFIRSKVRQGKVWFAPSSWLIECITTFHLLPVPQT
- the BARD1 gene encoding BRCA1-associated RING domain protein 1 isoform X2, whose protein sequence is MSLSLLKEPVCLGGCEHVFCRTCVDGSVGNECPICHTPAWVKDVQVNRQLDNMIQLCSKLHDLLGKGKNVGNKMDLCQDASLKQNTTEGESKKKQIKMWFSPRKGKVRYVLEREETGQQIQSNCKQAPFSATYEFVSPSPSVEPEKKKKTVRRRKTKKKQLEDINQKWGIGTQNENTDRIKDDNQESNRTVSFCSTPHVLEMPDDVVQESDYECNQLNKNSPEKMRLENRTEENATEMNNMKESDMSESMTPLVQSHVGQETNYSFDSNPQNGQNKSQLEKSVEEQPSRKKSLQCTSLKNISSGSTKREKTPLKRKHYPTASSDSTKRPRKAKLADDSKSEEDTGDLGKVQSNEFRKSPKAETNLEPNSTLRSPKDGRRKIQTRANIQTSPSNFPYTKKNHKGETMLHVASIKGEIQAVEELLKSGANPNVKDNAGWTPLHEACNHGHADVVEVLLRHQALVNTTGYQNDTPLHDAVKNGRVVIVRRLLQHGASQDAVNIFGLRPVDYAETEEIKLALLQTQTEKQLRSPGPTQKVVQRSEGTLVMLASGLSTPQRTDLNKLVSLLKAEMCSNFNSSVTHVIVGDEPMLRTMKCMMGISSGCWILRCAWVKACLEKSRREPEELHEVDCGPQRARLNREQLLPSLLDGCHFYFLGCFKEHRKEDLVELVKSAGGQILIRQPKPDSDVTQTINTVAYHADADSDQRFCTQYIIYDKTNKFIRSKVRQGKVWFAPSSWLIECITTFHLLPVPQT